TTAATGATCAACCGCACCGCCTGCACCTTGAGGGTAACGAACACTTTCTACAAGATCTTGGATTTCTTTTGGCGGCGGTGCTGTCATTGAAGAGACAGTAAACGCAACGACAAAGTTAATCACGGCACCAATAGCACCAAAGGACAATGGTGATATACCGAACAACCAATTATCTGGCGTGTTGGCAAAAGATGCTGTTCCTGGGACAAAGAACCAACCTAGGAATAAGAAGATGTAAACCAAGGTCGAGGTCAAACCCGCTAACATACCAGCAACGGCGCCGGTGCTGTTTACGCGTTTTGAGAAGATACCCATCATCAACGCTGGGAAGATAGAGGCCGCAGCAATACCGAAGGCCAATGCCACTACCTGAGCCGCGAAGCCCGGAGGGTTCATCCCGAGATACGTTGCGACAATGATGGCGACGAACATGGATATCCTTGCGGCTCGCAATTCCCCCTTATCACTGATATTGGGGTTTATGGTGCCTTTTATTAAGTCATGACTGATCGCGGAGGATATGGCTAGCAATAAGCCTGCTGCGGTTGATAGTGCGGCCGCTAAACCACCTGCTGCGATGAGACCAATAACCCAACCTGGAAGGTTGGCAATTTCAGGGTTTGCCAATACAAGAATGTCTCGGTTAACCACTAACTCATTGCCTTCCCAACCACGAGCCGTTGCTTCTTCTTGAAATGCTGGAACGTCGTTATAGAACTGTACACGCCCATCGCCATTTTTATCTTCAAACTTGATCAAACCAGTTGTTTCCCACGTTTGAACCCAGTCTGGGCGCTCAGCGTATTCAATTGGTTGCTCTGTTGGGCCAGATGGGTAAATCGTCGTTAATAGGTTCAGACGAGCCATAGACGCAACCGCAGGCGCTGTAAGGTACAGCAATGCGATGAAGACTAATGCCCAAGCAGCAGACCAACGAGCATCAGCAACTTTAGGTACGGTGAAGAAACGAATGATAACGTGTGGTAAACCTGCAGTACCTATCATTAGAGATAGTGTGAACAGAACCATGTTCAGTTTATTCTCAACATCCGCTGTGTAATCACGGAAGCCAAGCTCTCGTACGACTTCATCCAGTTTTTGCAACAGAGGCAAACCAGATTCAGTGTGAGTAGAGAAAAGACCGATGGCTGGAATAAAAGTGTCTGTTAACTGCAAAGAGATGAAAATGGCAGGAATAGTATAAGCAATGATCAATACAACGTACTGAGCGACCTGAGTATAGGTAATGCCTTTCATACCACCGAGTACTGCATAGAAAAATACTACAACAGCGGCAATCATTAGGCCGGTACTACTATCCACTTCCAAGAAGCGAGAAAAGGCCACGCCAGCGCCTGTCATTTGGCCGATAACATAAGTAACCGACGCAATGATTAAACACGCCACAGCAACCAGCCGTGCGGTTTGGCTGTAGAAGCGATCACCAATGAAGTCTGGCACAGTGAACTTACCAAATTTACGCAGGTAAGGTGCTAGCAACATAGCAAGTAATACATAACCACCAGTCCAACCCATTAAGAAGGTTGAGTTAGCGTAACCACCAGCGGCAATTAAGCCTGCCATGGAAATAAAAGAGGCCGCAGACATCCAGTCTGCTGCGGTCGCCATACCGTTTAAAACAGGATGAACACCACCGCCGGCGACGTAAAATTCTTTCGTTGATCCAGCTCGTGCCCAAAACGCAATACCGAAATAAAGTGCAAAGGAACCGCCGACGAAAAGTAGGTTAATAGTAAACTGATCCATACGACTTACTCCTGAAGGCCAAATTCTTCATCAAGCTTGTTCATTCTCCATGCGTAGAAGAAAGTCAAAATGATGAATACGATGATGGATCCTTGCTGAGCGAACCAAAAACCGA
The Marinomonas maritima DNA segment above includes these coding regions:
- a CDS encoding sodium:solute symporter family protein, with the translated sequence MDQFTINLLFVGGSFALYFGIAFWARAGSTKEFYVAGGGVHPVLNGMATAADWMSAASFISMAGLIAAGGYANSTFLMGWTGGYVLLAMLLAPYLRKFGKFTVPDFIGDRFYSQTARLVAVACLIIASVTYVIGQMTGAGVAFSRFLEVDSSTGLMIAAVVVFFYAVLGGMKGITYTQVAQYVVLIIAYTIPAIFISLQLTDTFIPAIGLFSTHTESGLPLLQKLDEVVRELGFRDYTADVENKLNMVLFTLSLMIGTAGLPHVIIRFFTVPKVADARWSAAWALVFIALLYLTAPAVASMARLNLLTTIYPSGPTEQPIEYAERPDWVQTWETTGLIKFEDKNGDGRVQFYNDVPAFQEEATARGWEGNELVVNRDILVLANPEIANLPGWVIGLIAAGGLAAALSTAAGLLLAISSAISHDLIKGTINPNISDKGELRAARISMFVAIIVATYLGMNPPGFAAQVVALAFGIAAASIFPALMMGIFSKRVNSTGAVAGMLAGLTSTLVYIFLFLGWFFVPGTASFANTPDNWLFGISPLSFGAIGAVINFVVAFTVSSMTAPPPKEIQDLVESVRYPQGAGGAVDH